A genomic window from Geotrypetes seraphini chromosome 18, aGeoSer1.1, whole genome shotgun sequence includes:
- the C18H5orf15 gene encoding keratinocyte-associated transmembrane protein 2, which yields MAARKWLCGGASASALLLLSLLLTAAAGDSGNATLSKAKSNDTSETGNASTSTPVEKASKSNGNASTPVEITSKSNGNASTPVETASKSNGNASTPVETASKSNGNASTPVETASKSNGNASTPVETASKSNGNASTPVETASKSNGNASTPVETASKSNGNASTPVETANKSNAVITSLTTKTTLSSLANIISFIRPSPASRPTNITITAQTTTLVQTSETTADTAGDSTIEEEGLLPDQWNNLPAIEGIVEVVNEDDDDVDYDAIDNTRDQKNVLVPPNMIDNDDDDVENLNSFNMKGFKVKIKEQLTSSLDEDGHFFFHLVVIAFLVAVVYITYHNKRKIFLLVQSRRWRDSFCSKTAGYHRLDQNVNEAMPSLKITKDYVF from the exons ATGGCGGCGCGCAAGTGGCTCTGCGGTGGCGCCTCTGCCTCAGCCCTCCTGCTCCTCAGCCTCCTCCTCACCGCCGCCGCCGGGGATAGCG GCAATGCAACACTGTCTAAAGCAAAATCAAATGACACTTCAGAAACTGGTAATGCAAGTACAAGTACTCCAGTAGAGAAAGCTAGCAAAAGCAACGGTAATGCAAGTACTCCAGTAGAGATAACTAGCAAAAGCAACGGTAATGCAAGTACTCCAGTAGAGACAGCTAGCAAAAGCAACGGTAATGCAAGTACTCCAGTAGAGACAGCTAGCAAAAGCAACGGTAATGCAAGTACTCCAGTAGAGACAGCTAGCAAAAGCAACGGTAATGCAAGTACTCCAGTAGAGACAGCTAGCAAAAGCAACGGTAATGCAAGTACTCCAGTAGAGACAGCTAGCAAAAGCAACGGTAATGCAAGTACTCCAGTAGAGACAGCTAGCAAAAGCAACGGTAATGCAAGTACTCCAGTAGAGACAGCTAATAAAAGCAACGCCGTGATTACTAGTCTAACTACTAAAACAACTCTCTCAAGTCTGGCTAATATAATTTCCTTCATTAGACCAAGTCCTGCTTCCAGACCAACTAATATCACCATCACTGCTCAGACAACAACACTTGTCCAAACATCAGAAACCACTGCAGATACTGCTGGAGATTCTACAATTGAAGAGGAAGGCCTTCTACCAGACCAATGGAATAATTTACCGGCCATAGAGGGAATAGTAGAGGTTGTCAATGAGGACGATGATGATGTGGATTATGATGCTATAGATAACACCAGGGATCAGAAGAATGTGCTTGTCCCGCCAAATATGATAgataatgatgatgatgatgtggAAAACCTAAACAGTTTTAACATGAAAGGTTTTAAAGTCAAAATAAAGGAGCAACTAACCTCTAGCTTGGATGAAGATGGTCATTTCTTTTTTCATCTTGTTGTTATAGCATTCCTGGTAGCAGTTGTTTACATTACATACCACAACAAAAGAAAG ATCTTCCTCTTGGTTCAAAGTAGAAGATGGCGAGATAGTTTTTGCTCTAAGACAGCTGGATATCATCGTTTGGATCAGAATGTAAATGAAGCCATGCCTTCACTGAAGATTACCAAGGATTATGTGTTTTAA